A window of Streptomyces sp. DG1A-41 contains these coding sequences:
- a CDS encoding Ppx/GppA phosphatase family protein: MRLGVLDVGSNTVHLLVVDAHPGACPLPAHSHKAELRLAQLLDDDGAIGPQGVDRLISVVQEALQAAEDKGVEDLLTFATSAVREARNADDVLARVRTETGVELQVLTGEEEARLTFLAARRWFGWSAGKLLVLDIGGGSLEIAYGIDEEPDAAASLPLGAGRLTAGWLPGDPPAPDDVRALRRHVRTEIARTVGEFSRFGPPDHVVATSKTFKQLARIAGAARSAEGLYVQRELKRESLEGWVPRLAGMTEAERAELPGVSEGRAGQLLAGALVAEAAMDLFGVERLEICPWALREGVILRRLDHMESV; encoded by the coding sequence ATGAGACTCGGTGTCCTCGACGTGGGATCGAACACGGTGCATCTGCTCGTGGTGGACGCGCATCCCGGCGCGTGCCCGTTGCCCGCGCACTCGCACAAGGCGGAACTGCGCCTCGCCCAGCTCCTCGACGACGACGGTGCGATCGGCCCCCAGGGCGTCGACCGGCTGATCTCGGTCGTCCAGGAGGCACTCCAGGCCGCCGAGGACAAGGGCGTCGAGGACCTCCTGACGTTCGCCACCTCCGCCGTACGCGAGGCCCGCAACGCCGACGACGTCCTCGCGCGCGTGCGCACCGAGACCGGCGTCGAGCTCCAGGTCCTCACAGGCGAGGAGGAGGCCCGCCTCACCTTCCTCGCCGCCCGCCGCTGGTTCGGCTGGTCGGCCGGGAAGCTGCTGGTCCTGGACATCGGCGGCGGCTCCCTGGAGATCGCCTACGGCATCGACGAGGAGCCCGACGCGGCCGCGTCCCTGCCGCTGGGCGCCGGCCGCCTCACCGCCGGCTGGCTGCCCGGCGACCCGCCCGCCCCGGACGACGTCCGGGCCCTGCGCCGCCACGTCCGCACCGAGATCGCCCGCACGGTCGGCGAGTTCAGCCGCTTCGGCCCGCCCGACCACGTCGTCGCGACCTCCAAGACCTTCAAGCAGCTCGCCCGCATCGCCGGAGCCGCCCGCTCCGCCGAGGGCCTCTACGTCCAGCGCGAACTCAAGCGGGAGTCCCTGGAGGGCTGGGTCCCGAGGTTGGCCGGCATGACGGAGGCGGAACGAGCCGAGCTCCCGGGCGTCTCGGAGGGCAGGGCGGGCCAGCTGCTGGCGGGGGCCCTGGTGGCCGAGGCCGCGATGGACCTCTTCGGCGTGGAGCGCCTGGAGATCTGCCCGTGGGCGCTCAGGGAGGGCGTGATCCTGCGTCGCCTGGATCACATGGAGTCGGTGTAG
- a CDS encoding sugar phosphate isomerase/epimerase translates to MAEPAVRIPDAKVALSTASVYPESTATAFEIAARLGYDGVEVMVWTDPVSQDIEALRRLSDYHQIPVLAVHAPCLLITQRVWSTDPWTKLQRARAAAEKLDASTVVVHPPFRWQRQYARDFVAGVWRMANETDVRFAVENMYPWRYRDREMLAYAPDWDVTKDDYRHFTIDLSHTATARADALDMVDRMGDRLGHVHLADGRGSAKDEHLVPGRGTQPCAEVLERLALTGFDGHVVIEVNTRRAMSSAEREADLAEALAFTRLHLASAAKVPRR, encoded by the coding sequence ATGGCAGAGCCAGCCGTAAGGATCCCGGACGCGAAGGTCGCCCTGTCGACGGCCTCGGTCTACCCGGAGTCGACGGCCACGGCCTTCGAGATCGCCGCGCGCCTCGGCTACGACGGAGTCGAGGTCATGGTCTGGACCGACCCGGTCAGCCAGGACATCGAGGCCCTGCGCAGACTCAGCGACTACCACCAGATCCCGGTCCTGGCCGTCCACGCCCCCTGCCTGCTCATCACGCAGCGCGTCTGGTCGACGGACCCCTGGACCAAGCTCCAGCGGGCCCGCGCGGCGGCCGAGAAGCTCGACGCGAGCACCGTCGTCGTCCATCCGCCCTTCCGCTGGCAGCGCCAGTACGCCCGGGACTTCGTCGCGGGCGTCTGGCGCATGGCGAACGAGACGGACGTACGGTTCGCCGTCGAGAACATGTACCCCTGGCGCTACCGCGACCGCGAGATGCTCGCGTACGCCCCCGACTGGGACGTGACGAAGGACGACTACCGCCACTTCACGATCGACCTCAGCCACACCGCGACGGCCCGCGCCGACGCCCTGGACATGGTCGACCGCATGGGCGACCGCCTGGGCCACGTCCACCTCGCCGACGGCAGGGGCTCGGCCAAGGACGAGCACCTGGTGCCCGGCCGCGGCACCCAGCCCTGCGCCGAGGTGCTGGAGCGGCTCGCCCTGACCGGCTTCGACGGGCACGTCGTGATCGAGGTCAACACCCGCCGTGCCATGTCGAGCGCGGAGCGCGAGGCCGACCTGGCGGAGGCACTGGCCTTCACGCGCCTGCACCTGGCCTCGGCGGCGAAGGTGCCGAGGCGATGA
- the ilvD gene encoding dihydroxy-acid dehydratase, translating into MPELRSRTVTHGRNMAGARALMRASGVPGADIGRKPIIAVANSFTEFVPGHTHLQPVGRIVSEAIVKAGGIPREFNTIAVDDGIAMGHGGMLYSLPSRDLIADSVEYMVEAHCADALICISNCDKITPGMLNAALRLNIPTVFVSGGPMESGRATLVDGTVRTLDLVDAISDAVNDKISDEDILRIEENACPTCGSCSGMFTANSMNCLTEAIGLSLPGNGSVLATHTARKRLYVDAANTVMDITRRYYEQDDETVLPRNIATFAAFENAMALDIAMGGSTNTILHLLAAAQEAGVPFGLEEIDAVSRRVPCLAKVAPNVAKDRTYYMEDVHRAGGIPALLGELHRGGLLNEDVHAVHSPSLADWLKTWDVRGGSPSPEAIEMWHAAPGCVRSAEAFSQSERWEALDADAEGGCIRSVEHAYSRDGGLAVLKGNLAVDGCVVKTAGVDESIWTFEGPAVVCESQEEAVEKILLKQIKEGDVVVIRYEGPKGGPGMQEMLYPTSYLKGRGLGKTCALITDGRFSGGTSGLSIGHASPEAAGGGTIALVEDGDRIRIDIPNRSIELLVDDAELARRKQALNGVYAPKNRDRKVSAALRAYAAMATSADKGAVRDVTMLG; encoded by the coding sequence ATGCCCGAGCTGAGGTCCCGCACAGTCACCCACGGCCGCAACATGGCGGGCGCCCGCGCCCTTATGCGCGCCTCCGGTGTACCGGGTGCGGACATCGGCCGCAAGCCGATCATCGCGGTCGCCAACAGCTTCACGGAGTTCGTGCCGGGCCACACCCACCTCCAGCCGGTCGGCCGGATCGTCAGCGAGGCGATCGTCAAGGCCGGCGGCATCCCGCGCGAGTTCAACACGATCGCCGTCGACGACGGCATCGCGATGGGCCACGGCGGCATGCTCTACAGCCTCCCCTCCCGCGACCTGATCGCGGACAGCGTGGAGTACATGGTCGAGGCCCACTGCGCCGACGCCCTGATCTGCATCTCCAACTGCGACAAGATCACCCCGGGCATGCTCAACGCGGCCCTGCGCCTGAACATCCCGACGGTGTTCGTCTCCGGCGGCCCGATGGAGTCCGGCCGGGCCACCCTGGTCGACGGGACGGTCCGCACACTCGACCTGGTCGACGCGATCTCCGACGCCGTCAACGACAAGATCTCGGACGAGGACATCCTCCGTATCGAGGAGAACGCCTGCCCGACCTGCGGCTCGTGTTCCGGCATGTTCACCGCCAACTCGATGAACTGCCTCACCGAGGCCATCGGCCTCTCCCTCCCCGGCAACGGCTCGGTCCTGGCCACGCACACCGCGCGCAAGCGGCTCTACGTCGACGCGGCCAACACGGTCATGGACATCACCCGCCGCTACTACGAGCAGGACGACGAGACGGTCCTGCCGCGCAACATCGCGACCTTCGCGGCCTTCGAGAACGCGATGGCCCTCGACATCGCCATGGGCGGCTCGACCAATACGATCCTGCACCTGCTGGCCGCGGCCCAGGAGGCCGGCGTCCCCTTCGGCCTGGAGGAGATCGACGCGGTCTCCCGCCGGGTCCCCTGCCTGGCCAAGGTGGCGCCGAACGTCGCCAAGGACCGCACCTACTACATGGAGGACGTGCACCGCGCCGGCGGCATCCCCGCCCTCCTCGGCGAGCTGCACCGCGGCGGCCTGCTCAACGAGGACGTGCACGCGGTCCACAGCCCGTCCCTGGCCGACTGGCTGAAGACCTGGGACGTGCGCGGCGGCTCCCCGTCCCCCGAGGCGATCGAGATGTGGCACGCGGCCCCCGGCTGCGTCCGCTCCGCCGAGGCCTTCTCCCAGTCCGAGCGCTGGGAGGCCCTCGACGCGGACGCCGAGGGCGGCTGCATCCGCTCCGTCGAGCACGCGTACTCCAGGGACGGCGGCCTCGCGGTCCTCAAGGGCAACCTCGCGGTCGACGGCTGTGTGGTGAAGACGGCCGGCGTCGACGAGTCGATCTGGACCTTCGAGGGTCCGGCGGTCGTCTGCGAGTCGCAGGAGGAGGCCGTCGAGAAGATCCTGCTGAAGCAGATCAAGGAGGGCGACGTCGTCGTCATCCGCTACGAGGGCCCCAAGGGCGGCCCCGGCATGCAGGAGATGCTCTACCCGACCTCGTACCTGAAGGGCCGCGGCCTCGGCAAGACCTGCGCCCTGATCACCGACGGCCGCTTCTCCGGCGGCACCTCCGGCCTCTCCATCGGGCACGCCTCGCCCGAGGCGGCCGGCGGCGGCACCATCGCCCTCGTCGAGGACGGCGACCGCATCCGCATCGACATCCCGAACCGCTCCATCGAGCTCCTCGTCGACGACGCCGAGCTGGCCCGCCGCAAGCAGGCGCTGAACGGCGTGTACGCCCCGAAGAACCGCGACCGCAAGGTCTCGGCCGCGCTGCGGGCCTACGCGGCGATGGCGACCAGCGCGGACAAGGGCGCCGTGCGGGACGTGACCATGCTGGGCTGA